One segment of Leptodactylus fuscus isolate aLepFus1 chromosome 7, aLepFus1.hap2, whole genome shotgun sequence DNA contains the following:
- the PPP2R3C gene encoding serine/threonine-protein phosphatase 2A regulatory subunit B'' subunit gamma isoform X1 — protein sequence MDWKKSLKEKLEKDNKARKSEEEMKDEEMALFTKFYTEWKGGQKDSNSQSIPRFYYKLPAEDEVLQQKLREESRAVFLQRKSRELLDNEELQNLWFLLDKHQSPPMIGEEAMINYSNFQIVGEKAGPKCKPFFIAKVFSKLIHNDPYGRISIMQFFNYVMRKVWLHQTRIGLSLYDVAGQGYLRESDLENYILELIPTLPQLDGLEKSFYSFYVCTAVRKFFFFLDPLRTGKIKIQDILACSFLDDLLELRDEELSKESQESNWFSAPSALRVYGQYLNLDKDHNGMLSKEELSRYGTGTLTSVFLDRVFQECLTYDGEMDYKTYLDFVLALENRKEPAALQYIFKLLDIENKGSLNVFSLNYFFRAIQEQMKIHGQDPVSFQDVKDEIFDMVKPRDPLRITLQDLIQSSQGDTVCSILIDLNGFWTYENREVLVATDGESPADIEDT from the exons ATGGACTGGAAGAAAAGTCTCAAAGAAAAGCTGGAAAAAGATAATAAAG CTAGAAAAAGTGAGGAAGAGATGAAAGATGAAGAAATGGCTTTGTTCACCAAGTTTTATACAGAGTGGAAAGGTGGGCAGAAAGACTCAAATTCCCAAAGCATCCCTCGCTTCTACTACAAG TTACCAGCAGAGGACGAGGTGCTACAGCAGAAGCTAAGAGAAGAGTCACGAGCTGTCTTCCTACAGAGGAAGAGCCGGGAATTACTAGACAATGAGGAACTCCAG AACTTGTGGTTCCTTCTGGACAAGCACCAGTCACCTCCCATGATTGGCGAGGAAGCCATGATCAATTATTCTAACTTCCAAATTGTTGGAGAAAAGGCTGGGCCAAAATGCAA gcCATTTTTTATAGCTAAAGTCTTCAGCAAACTTATTCACAATGATCCATATGGCAGGATATCAATTATGCAATTTTTCAACTATGTCATGAGGAAAG TATGGCTCCACCAAACAAGGATTGGTTTAAGCTTGTATGATGTGGCTGGACAAGGCTACCTGAGAGAGTCG GATTTGGAGAATTATATCCTTGAGCTTATTCCAACCCTGCCTCAGCTGGACGGTTTGGAGAAGTCCTTCTATTCTTTCTACGTCTGCACTGCTGTCCGcaaatttttctttttccttgATCCTCTAAGAACAG GAAAGATCAAAATACAAGATATTTTAGCTTGTAGCTTTTTGGACGACTTGCTTGAG CTACGAGATGAAGAACTTTCTAAAGAGAGCCAAGAATCAAACTGGTTTTCTGCTCCCTCTGCGCTGAGAGTTTATG GCCAGTACCTGAATCTTGATAAGGACCACAATGGGATGCTAAGTAAGGAAGAGCTGTCCCGGTATGGAACTGGTACATTGACCAGCGTCTTCTTAGATCGAGTGTTCCAGGAATGCTTGACGTATGACGGCGAGATG GACTACAAGACATATTTGGACTTTGTTTTAGCACTGGAGAACCGGAAAGAGCCagcagccctgcagtatatattcaaGCTTCTGGACATTGAGAACAAAGGCAGTCTGAATGTATTTTCTCTGAACTACTTCTTCAGG GCCATTCAGGAACAAATGAAGATTCATGGACAAGATCCTGTGTCTTTTCAAGACGTAAAG GATGAAATCTTTGACATGGTAAAACCAAGGGATCCCCTTCGCATCACACTGCAGGATCTTATCCAAAGCAGCCAAGGGGATACTGTGTGCAGTATTCTTATAGACCTTAATGGGTTCTGGACCTATGAAAATCGAGAAGTCCTGGTGGCCACAGATGGAGAAAGCCCGGCAGACATTGAAGATACATAG
- the PPP2R3C gene encoding serine/threonine-protein phosphatase 2A regulatory subunit B'' subunit gamma isoform X2 translates to MKDEEMALFTKFYTEWKGGQKDSNSQSIPRFYYKLPAEDEVLQQKLREESRAVFLQRKSRELLDNEELQNLWFLLDKHQSPPMIGEEAMINYSNFQIVGEKAGPKCKPFFIAKVFSKLIHNDPYGRISIMQFFNYVMRKVWLHQTRIGLSLYDVAGQGYLRESDLENYILELIPTLPQLDGLEKSFYSFYVCTAVRKFFFFLDPLRTGKIKIQDILACSFLDDLLELRDEELSKESQESNWFSAPSALRVYGQYLNLDKDHNGMLSKEELSRYGTGTLTSVFLDRVFQECLTYDGEMDYKTYLDFVLALENRKEPAALQYIFKLLDIENKGSLNVFSLNYFFRAIQEQMKIHGQDPVSFQDVKDEIFDMVKPRDPLRITLQDLIQSSQGDTVCSILIDLNGFWTYENREVLVATDGESPADIEDT, encoded by the exons ATGAAAGATGAAGAAATGGCTTTGTTCACCAAGTTTTATACAGAGTGGAAAGGTGGGCAGAAAGACTCAAATTCCCAAAGCATCCCTCGCTTCTACTACAAG TTACCAGCAGAGGACGAGGTGCTACAGCAGAAGCTAAGAGAAGAGTCACGAGCTGTCTTCCTACAGAGGAAGAGCCGGGAATTACTAGACAATGAGGAACTCCAG AACTTGTGGTTCCTTCTGGACAAGCACCAGTCACCTCCCATGATTGGCGAGGAAGCCATGATCAATTATTCTAACTTCCAAATTGTTGGAGAAAAGGCTGGGCCAAAATGCAA gcCATTTTTTATAGCTAAAGTCTTCAGCAAACTTATTCACAATGATCCATATGGCAGGATATCAATTATGCAATTTTTCAACTATGTCATGAGGAAAG TATGGCTCCACCAAACAAGGATTGGTTTAAGCTTGTATGATGTGGCTGGACAAGGCTACCTGAGAGAGTCG GATTTGGAGAATTATATCCTTGAGCTTATTCCAACCCTGCCTCAGCTGGACGGTTTGGAGAAGTCCTTCTATTCTTTCTACGTCTGCACTGCTGTCCGcaaatttttctttttccttgATCCTCTAAGAACAG GAAAGATCAAAATACAAGATATTTTAGCTTGTAGCTTTTTGGACGACTTGCTTGAG CTACGAGATGAAGAACTTTCTAAAGAGAGCCAAGAATCAAACTGGTTTTCTGCTCCCTCTGCGCTGAGAGTTTATG GCCAGTACCTGAATCTTGATAAGGACCACAATGGGATGCTAAGTAAGGAAGAGCTGTCCCGGTATGGAACTGGTACATTGACCAGCGTCTTCTTAGATCGAGTGTTCCAGGAATGCTTGACGTATGACGGCGAGATG GACTACAAGACATATTTGGACTTTGTTTTAGCACTGGAGAACCGGAAAGAGCCagcagccctgcagtatatattcaaGCTTCTGGACATTGAGAACAAAGGCAGTCTGAATGTATTTTCTCTGAACTACTTCTTCAGG GCCATTCAGGAACAAATGAAGATTCATGGACAAGATCCTGTGTCTTTTCAAGACGTAAAG GATGAAATCTTTGACATGGTAAAACCAAGGGATCCCCTTCGCATCACACTGCAGGATCTTATCCAAAGCAGCCAAGGGGATACTGTGTGCAGTATTCTTATAGACCTTAATGGGTTCTGGACCTATGAAAATCGAGAAGTCCTGGTGGCCACAGATGGAGAAAGCCCGGCAGACATTGAAGATACATAG